The genomic DNA ACCGATTGATAAGAAACTGATTGTCGAAAAGCCGGATACTTCGCATGGAATGACCCGGACAGAAGTACGCAGCCAGACGGGGAATGCTCATTTAGGTCATGTCTTTCCGGATGGTCCTGCCGATAAAGGAGGTCTACGATATTGTATAAACAGCGCTTCACTGCGGTTTATCCCGAAAGAAAAGATGAAAGAAGAAGGTTATGGGGATTATTTGCCTCTTCTGAAGAAATAAAATCAGGCTTATATATTGATGAGGCAGTATCCACTGCCTCATGTTTTTTATTTATTGTTCGAGAACATCCAAGTCCATTTATGCCATATGCTTTCCAAGGGACCTTGTTTGTGGCTTGCCAGCCACCATTTGCAGAACGAAACTTGTAACAGGAAGAGGGCGAACCCGATTAGTAAACTTATTGTATAGCCACAATAAGGAGCTAAATATAGTCCGAACGGGAAATAGATGATCGCTCCCATGATTGATTGCGCGATATAATTTGTCAGGCTCATCTTACCGTAAAAACGCAGAGCTGAAACAGCTTTCCTGAAGCATTCTTTCTGGTATAAGAGTACAAACGAGGAAACGAGGATGAATGTAAACGCAAATTTCTGCCACATGTCGAAAGCTGTCCCTACGGTTTGCTTGATCAAGGCATTGTCGCTTGCCATGATCTGTTCTTTTAAGGAATACAAGGGAGCGAAACAGATTGCAGCAATAATAAGAACCTTTACCCAAAAACGCAGGTGTGTTTCGCTTGTAACGAATAGTTCTTTTCTGCCGATATAAAGTCCCACCAGGAATAGACCTGCCGTCTGCAGAAAACGTCCGGCTCCGATAGCCCAGTACAAACTTGCTTTTTGTCCTAACGTGATATTGCCCCAGATGAAGTCCAGGAAATTTCCGGCTTTGGTATATTCGGCGACCTCACTGTACATGGCGCCTACGCCGAGATCCGGCAGAGCATGGGCAGGATTGAGCAGACTCATGATGTAGTGATACCATTCTATAGGTTGGATTAATAATATAATAGCTGTGATCAAGATCGCTTTGTCACTCCATTTGCGGACCAGAAATAAAACCAAACCTACTACGGCAAATAACAACAGTACGTCTCCGGCCGGGAAAAAAGCGGCATTCAAGGTTGCGAAGCCAAGCAACAGAACCAATCGCCATAAGAAGCGGTAGCCGAAGTCTTTTCCTTTCTTTGTCTGATTATGACATTGGATATAGAATGTAAACCCGAACAAAAGAGCGAAAATAGCATAAGCTTTTCCTGCAAACAGGGAAAAAATGACGTTAAACACTCCGTCGTTTAAGACGGCTAGCCATGCTGGTTGTTCTGTTGGATAGACTGGAAAGATAAAATGTTCCAGATTATGCACTAAAATAATTGCCATGACGGCAAATCCTCTTAGTGCATCGACTACTTCAATACGTGGGATTTTACTTGCTGATAGTTCCATATAAGTTGTTTATTAAGTTTCAATGTTCAAATATAGGTAATTTTGATTTCAAAGCATCCATGTTTTGAAATTGGAAAAGTTCACAAGCAGTATTCAAGCGATATTGGGTAACAAATTGTGAGAATGCATTCCTT from Parabacteroides merdae ATCC 43184 includes the following:
- a CDS encoding DUF418 domain-containing protein — its product is MELSASKIPRIEVVDALRGFAVMAIILVHNLEHFIFPVYPTEQPAWLAVLNDGVFNVIFSLFAGKAYAIFALLFGFTFYIQCHNQTKKGKDFGYRFLWRLVLLLGFATLNAAFFPAGDVLLLFAVVGLVLFLVRKWSDKAILITAIILLIQPIEWYHYIMSLLNPAHALPDLGVGAMYSEVAEYTKAGNFLDFIWGNITLGQKASLYWAIGAGRFLQTAGLFLVGLYIGRKELFVTSETHLRFWVKVLIIAAICFAPLYSLKEQIMASDNALIKQTVGTAFDMWQKFAFTFILVSSFVLLYQKECFRKAVSALRFYGKMSLTNYIAQSIMGAIIYFPFGLYLAPYCGYTISLLIGFALFLLQVSFCKWWLASHKQGPLESIWHKWTWMFSNNK